The proteins below come from a single Triplophysa rosa linkage group LG12, Trosa_1v2, whole genome shotgun sequence genomic window:
- the fam107b gene encoding protein FAM107B isoform X2: protein MAEPDYMDGDSDELIKPTKLINPVKTSRNHQDLHRELLMNQKRGLAAQNKPELQKVMERRKREQVMKSQKEEQEAHKKRSDLEIELMKRRETLEQLELEQQKMEEEQENTPEFVKMKSNLRRTKQEVDSQERAT, encoded by the exons ATGGCCGAGCCGGACTACATGGACGGGGACAGTGATGAGCTGATCAAACCCACGAAACTCATCAACCCGGTGAAGACTTCCAGAAACCACCAGGACTTGCACAGAGAGCTTCTCATGAACCAGAAAAG gGGTCTTGCGGCACAGAATAAACCTGAACTTCAGAAGGTGATGGAGAGGAGGAAGAGAGAACAGGTGATGAAGTCTCAGAAAGAAGAGCAGGAGGCTCACAAGAAGAGATCAGACCTTGAGATTGAGCTCATGAAGAGACGAGAGACACTTGAACAG CTGGAACTGGAACAACAGAAGATGGAAGAGGAGCAGGAAAACACTCCAGAGTTCGTCAAAATGAAAAGCAATCTAAGAAGAACCAAACAGGAGGTGGATAGCCAGGAACGTGCCACTTAG
- the fam107b gene encoding protein FAM107B isoform X1, which yields MTTMFRYPVFPVLPGLDPTEIPEGLSRVRSIMAEPDYMDGDSDELIKPTKLINPVKTSRNHQDLHRELLMNQKRGLAAQNKPELQKVMERRKREQVMKSQKEEQEAHKKRSDLEIELMKRRETLEQLELEQQKMEEEQENTPEFVKMKSNLRRTKQEVDSQERAT from the exons ATGACTACCATGTTTAGATACCCCGTGTTTCCAGTCCTTCCAG gTCTGGACCCGACAGAAATACCAGAGGGATTATCTCGTGTGCGGAGCATCATGGCCGAGCCGGACTACATGGACGGGGACAGTGATGAGCTGATCAAACCCACGAAACTCATCAACCCGGTGAAGACTTCCAGAAACCACCAGGACTTGCACAGAGAGCTTCTCATGAACCAGAAAAG gGGTCTTGCGGCACAGAATAAACCTGAACTTCAGAAGGTGATGGAGAGGAGGAAGAGAGAACAGGTGATGAAGTCTCAGAAAGAAGAGCAGGAGGCTCACAAGAAGAGATCAGACCTTGAGATTGAGCTCATGAAGAGACGAGAGACACTTGAACAG CTGGAACTGGAACAACAGAAGATGGAAGAGGAGCAGGAAAACACTCCAGAGTTCGTCAAAATGAAAAGCAATCTAAGAAGAACCAAACAGGAGGTGGATAGCCAGGAACGTGCCACTTAG